In Orenia marismortui DSM 5156, the sequence AAGAAGGAATTATTGAAGTTAAGATAAATTATCCTAAAGATAATGCTACTAGGTTAGAAAGAAAATTTGAGGAATTATTTGGCTTAAAAGAAGCGAAAATCATTGTTAATCAAGATGCTTCTGAAGAAATTTATTTTAATGAAGTAGCTAAGACTGCTGCTAAGCATGTAAGTGACAAAGTTAGTGATGGAGATGTATTAGGAGTTTCTTGGGGGAGAACTTTACGTCGGGTAACTGATTATCTAGAACCTACTAATAAAAAGGTTGATATTGTGCAATTGATAGGTAATTTAGGTTCTAATGATGTAAGTGCTAATACTATTATCCATGATTTGGCTAGAGCTTTTGGTGGAGAATATAATATGTTATCAGCACCTGCTATTGTTGATAATAAAACAATTAGAGATGCTATAATATCTGATAGAAAGATAAAAGAAATTTATGAAATGATGAATAATATAACAGTAGGTATGGTTGGAATTGGAGGCTTAAGTCCAGTATCAACCTTTATCAAATCCGGTTATTTATTAGAAGAGGATATGGAGTTGTTAAGTGAGGTTGGTGCAGTAGGTGATATATGTGCTAGATTCTTTAATATTAATGGGGAAAGGTGTAATGCTAGCTTTGATAATAGGGTGATAGGTGTTGGCTTTGAGCAACTTGCTAAGATTCCTTATTTAATTGCAGTTGTTTCTGGTTCTCAAAAAGCAGAGGCTATTTTAGGTGTGATGAGAAGCGAGTTAATAGATGTACTGATAACAGATGAAATTACTGCCTTAGCTGTCTTAGAACTGATTTAATTTTTGTTCTCTAATTATTTCGCGGTAGAAGATATTAACTTAAAGTCAAAAAAGTAAGTATGGATTTTTAATATAGTCTTCTTATTTATTATTAAAGTTCTTTATGCTATAATATTTGTAATTAAAGATAGTATTTATCAAGGAGGGAATTAGAATGAGAGTAGGAGAGGATAAGATTTTAATTGGTAGAAAGGTTGCCAAAGCAGTTGAAAGTGATCTTAGTAAAGAAGTAGAAAGATTGAAAGATGTTGATATAAAACCAGGTTTAACAGTAATTTTAGTGGGAGATAATCCTGCTTCAGAAATATATGTTTCTTATAAAGAGAAGGCATGTAGGAGGGTAGGAATCAACTCTACTATAATTAATTTGCCTAAAAATATTAGTGAAAGCGATCTTTTGACAGAAGTTCAGAAACTAAATGAGGATGATCAGGTAGATGGGATTTTAGTCCAATTACCTTTGCCAGATCATATAGATGATGAAAAGGTAATTGCTACTATTAGGCCAGATAAAGATGTAGATGGTTTCCATCCGATAAATGTAGGAAAATTAATGATTAATAATAAGGGATTGCCATCTTGTACACCACGAGGAATTATGGAAATTTTAGCTAGATATAATATTGAACTTGAGGGAAAGAATGCAGTAGTTATTGGAAGAAGTAATATTGTAGGTAAACCTATGGCAACGATGTTATTACATCAGAATGCTACAGTTACTATTTGCCATAGTAGAACTAAAAATTTAGCAGAACATACTAAAAATGCTGATATTTTAGTAGCAGCAGTAGGCAGGGAGAAGTTTGTAACTGCTGATATGGTTAAAGAAGGAGCAGTTGTAATAGATGTAGGGATGCATAGAACAGAAGAAGGGTTATGTGGTGATGTTGATTTTGAAGGAGTAAAAGATAAAGTTTCAGCAATCACTCCTGTTCCAGGAGGGGTTGGACCAATGACAATTGCTATTTTACTTAAAAATACATTGACTGCCTGCAAAGAGAGAAGGGGCTAGAATGTGGGAAGAAAATAATTTTTTAGATAGGGCATGGTCTGTTACTCAAGTTACCAATTATTTAAAAGAGGTTTTAGAGACTGATCCAAATCTAAGTAAAGTCACGGTTAAAGGAGAGATTTCTAATTTTCATCATCATTCTTCAGGGCATATGTACTTTACTTTAAAAGATGAGAAAACACAGATAAGTGCAGTTATGTTTAAAGGTTATAATCATAAATTAGAGTTTGAGCCTGAAGATGGGATGGCAGTTATTGCTCAAGGGAAGGTAAGTATTTATCCTGCAAGAGGACAATACCAGATTTACATACATAATTTAGAGCCAGATGGAATAGGTAGTTTACATTTGGCCTTTGAGCAATTAAAGAAAAAGTTAGATCAAGAAGGATTATTTAAAGATGAATTTAAAAAGACAATTCCAAAGATACCTGCTAAAGTAGGGGTTATAACTTCACCAACAGGAGCAGCTATTAAGGATATTATCAGTGTAGTTAAAAGAAGATTTGCTAATATATCTTTACTGATTGCCCCTGCTGTAGTTCAAGGTGAAAAATCAGTAGCGAGTTTAGTTAAGGGCTTAGAACTTTTAAATAAGAGTGATGTGGATGTAATTATTATTGGACGTGGTGGAGGTTCAATTGAAGATTTATGGGCTTTTAATAAAGAAGAAGTGGCAAGGTCTATTTTTAAATCTAAAGTACCTGTGATTTCAGCGGTTGGACATGAGACAGATTTCACTATTTCTGATTTTGTAGCTGATTTAAGAGCCCCAACTCCTTCAGCAGCAGCAGAGCTAGTTGTATCTAATCGTGAAGAGATAGAAAGGTATGTGAAACGATTATATAGCAATTTAACAGTTGCTATAGAAAATAGATTAAATCGCTTAGGTGATAAGTTGAATAACTTAAAAGGGCGTAGAGCACTACAATTGCCTAAGGATCAAATTTTGGAATATACTCAAAAGCTAGATGAATTAACACTGAACCTTCAGGATAAATTTAAGAATAACTTGAGCAAGAAAAGAGAAAAATTAGAAAGTCTAGTAAGTAATTTGAATTCTTTATCACCATTAAATACTTTGGCTAGGGGTTATAGTTTGACTAGGAAAGCTGAAGGTGGTAGAGGTATCAATTCAATTTATCAAGTTAATAAAGATGATTTAGTTGAGATTTTATTAAAGGATGGTTATTTGTTATGTAATGTAGAGAAAATTTCCGAAAAATAAACTTTTAGAATATAGTTACTATCATAGTTGTTGCTGACTATGATTATTTTTTAGAGCATAAAGATATAATTAAAGATAAAATGCTTCGAATGTATTAAAAAGTAATAAGATAAACTATTATTTTTGATTTTTAATTGTTGAATAATATGAGTATAGTGTGACACTTTTAGGTGCTAGGAGTTAGGTTATAGGGGTTAGTAAGTTCTTCCTACCTCCTATTTTCTAACGCCAAACTCCGAAACTGTCGCTTTATCTTATATCTGTATATCCATTTGTTAAAGATATCGAATGCCATTAAGTTTTTAATTATCATACAAGCAAGAAATAAGTTTAAATAATTCTAAAACAAATAGAAAAGACTGTTTTGTTTATTTTATATAATTATTTTGAAAGGTGCATTGTATAATTAAATGCACGGATAGTTCAAAAAATAAAAAATGACACACATTAATACCTCATATATAATGTTAACTGACCAAAGCAAACATTGGAGGTATTAAATATGTGCCAAAATAATTATAACACAAAAAGTAGAAAAGGAAAACATTTAAAGTGGGAAGAGAGAAAGATAATAGAACATTTATATAATATACAAAACAAATCGAAGACAGCAATAGCAAGAGAGTTAGGGAGGCATAGGACGACAATAAGTCGAGAAATTGAAAGGGGAAAGCTTGTATTATTAAATTCAGATTACACTAAAAGAATAGAATACGATGCTGATATAGCTCAAAACTTATATGATAACAATGCGACTGCTAAAGGAGCTAAGATTAAAATAGGAAAAGATCATCAATTAGCTGAATTCATAGAAGAAAAAATAAAAGGAAATTATTCTCCAGAGGTAATTGCAGAGATGATTAAAGAGGATGATGGGTTTGAAATTAAAATACATTGGAAGACGATATATAATTATATAGATAAAGGCATTCTGTTTATAGATAGAGAAGATTTGGTTTATGGTAGATATAAAAAGACTAATAAATCTAAACAGAAAGAAAAAGAATCAACAAAAAGGAGAAAAGAGGGAAGAAAGATATCAGATAGGCCTAAGGAAGCTGATAAAAGGTCAGAAATAGGTCATTGGGAAATGGACTTAGTAGAGGGTAGGAAAGGTAAAGATGAGCCCTTTTTATTAGTTTTAACAGAGAGATATAGTCGCAAAGAAATAATAGAACTAATACCTAATAAGACTCAAGAATCTGTAATAAAAGGATTAGATCGCGTAGAAAGAAGAATAGGAGTTAGAAAATTTAGAGACTTATTTAAAACTATAACTACAGATAATGGTAAAGAATTCTATGATTATGAAGGGATAGAAACTTCCTTTACAGGAAGTGATATCTCAAGAACTAGTCAATATTATGCTGATGCTTATTGTTCTTGGCAAAGAGGTAGTAATGAGAATTTAAATAAAATGATTAGAAGGTTTTTACCAAAAGGAAGTAGCTTTAAGAATATTAGCAGAAATGAAGTTAAAAGAATTGAGCGATGGATAAATAATTATCCACGAAAAATGTTTGGGTTTAAGAATGCAAATTATATATTTGAAGAACAGTTAAAGGCAGCTTAAAATTTATGAGGTATTGAGTAATAAAAAACCGTGCATTTTATATTGCAATTTATATAATTATTTTGAAAAAAATAAATACTTGCTAAAATGACAAACATGTGTTATCATAGCTTTATAAAAGTGAATACGTTGTCGAAGGATTATTACAGGAGAAAAGTTTATGGCTTTGCCGACGGGGCAAATCTATAGTTGTCCGACTATAGATGAAACTCTCAGGTTAAATACTGTAATATGACGGCACTCTGGAGAGACTTATAAAAGAGCACCGAAGGAGTAACCTGAATAAATTTCAGGGTAATCTCTCAGGTAAAAGGACAGAGCAAAGGACAAATAGTAGTTGATTATTAGTTGCTAATTATTACTTCTTATCTAATGTTATGGAGCTAAGAACTCAATAGATCTATTTGTTTTTCTCCAGAGTCTAAACCTTAGGGTTTAGATTTTTTATTTTATAATTGAAATTTAAAGGGGAGGAAGAAGAATGGAAGCTTTATTGAATTTTTTTAGTGCAATGAGTAGTCTTGTCTGGGGACCACCAATGTTAATATTATTGTTGGGAACTGGAGTATATTTGACTATTAGGTTAAAAGGGATTACATTATCTAAAATTCCTTATGCTATAAGTTTGATCTTTAAAGAAGACAATGAGAGTGAAGGTGATGTATCAGCCTTTGAAGCATTGGCGACAGCACTTTCTTCTACGATAGGAACTGGTAATATAGCGGGTGTTGCTACTGCTATTGCTGTTGGTGGTCCAGGTGCTGCATTATGGATGTGGATTGCTGCCATAGTTGGTACAGCTACCAAGTTTGCTGAAGGTGTTCTAGCTGTAAAATATCGTGTTAAGAATGAAGATGGTGAAATGGCTGGGGGGCCAATGTACTATATTCAAGAAGGATTAGGAGAAAAGTGGAAGCCGTTATCAATCTTTTTTGCTGCTTGTGGTGTTATGGTTGCTTGGTTAGGAATTGGAGCTACAGTTCAAGCAAATTCAATGGCTGATGCTTTACAGGCTAACTTTGGAATTTCACCTATAGTTACAGGGGTAGTTATGGCTGCTTTAGTTGGAATGGTTGTTTTAGGTGGTATTAAAAGAATTGCTAAGGTTGCAAGTAAGATTGTTCCTTTAATGAGTGCTATTTATATTTTAGGAACTTTATATATTATACTTACTAATATTGTTGAATTACCAGCTGCTATTTCTTTAATTGTCAAATCTGCTTTTAGTGGTCAATCTGCTATTGGTGGTTTTGCTGGTGCAGGAGTGATGTTAGCTATAAGAAAAGGTATTTCAAGAGGTATCTTCTCTAATGAAGCTGGTCTAGGTAGTGCTCCAATTGCTCATGCTGCTGCTAAGACAAATAATCCAGTTCGTCAGGGGTTAATTGCTATGTTAGGAACATTCATTGATACAATTATCATTTGTAGCTTAACTACTTTGACAATTATTATGACTGGTGTTTGGAATAGTGGAGAGACTGGTGCTGCTTTAACAACTAAAGCTTTTAATGTAGGAATGCCTGGTCCTGGTGGTTTAGTAATTGGAATTGGAATCATATTCTTTGCCTTTTCTACAGCTTTAGGTTGGTGTTATTATGGTGAAAAATGTATTGAATATTTATTAGGGCATAAAGCTATTAAGCCTTACAAATTTATTTATATTTTATGTGTTCTATTAGGTGCTACTGTTAAATTAGAATTAATTTGGGCTATCTCTGATGTAGTAAATGGTCTAATGGCTTTACCTAACTTAGTTGCTTTATTAGGGTTATCGGGTATAGTTATTAGTTTAACTAAAGAATATTTTAATAACTTAACTACAAATGGAAAAGATCAAGCAGAGCATATAGCTTAACTAAATTCAAAGGTTGCCTTCGGGCAACCTTTTTGTTATTATAAAGTAAGATATTTGATTATGCTTAAGGTTATTAAGGAATATAGATTGATAATGCGACACTTTCGGAGTTAGGCGTTAGGACATGGGAGGTAGGAAGACCTTACTATCACCTATAACCTAACTCCTATCACCTAAAAATGTTTCAATACATCCATTAAGTTTTACTTTAAACTTGGATATATCACTTTCAAATAATGTAAATATAAATTATTATAAAATTAGTAATTTTAGGGATAATAAAATATACTTAACATCTAATTAAAAATAGTTATTTAAGTGGTAAGTTAAAGAGAGATGAAGGGAATAAAGATCGAATGTAGAAATATCTAAAGTGGATTAAGTATTAAGGAGTTGAGGCCTATGAGTCAGGAAATTAGCTTTGAAGAAGCATTAAAACAATTAGAAGATACTGTAGATAAATTAGAGCGAGGAGAACTATCTTTAGAAGATTCATTAACAGAGTTTGAAAAAGGAGTCAGGCTAACGAAATTTTGTTCAAATAAGTTAGATCAGGCTGAAGAAAGAATAGAAGTTATTAAAGAGGAGAATGGAGAAATAGGTGTAGAAAGTTATAATTATAGAGGTGAAGGAGAATAATGAATATTAAAGAATTTATTAATTGTAAGAGTAAAGTAATAAATAAAGAATTAGACAAGCATCTACCAGCTGAAGATATACACCCAATCCAATTAAATAAATCTATGAGATATAGTGTATTAGCAGGTGGAAAGAGGTTGAGGCCCATTTTGGCTTTAGAAGCGGCAAAATTAATAGGCGGAGAAGAGGAAGATATCTTAGCCGCAGCTTGTGCCCTTGAATTAATACATAATTATTCTTTGATCCATGATGATTTACCTGCTATGGATGATGATGATTTAAGACGAGGAAAGCCTACTAATCATAAAGTCTTTGGTGAAGCAATGGCTATATTGGCTGGTGATGCTTTATTAACTTATGCTTTTGAAATTATGACTAATATTGATAATGTATCAGTAGAACAAGTTTTGTTAGCGATAAAAGAGTTAGCTAAGGCTTCAGGATCTAAAGGTATGGTTGGAGGACAAGTTGCTGATATTTTAGCTGAAGGTCATCAAATAGATAGTAATGAATTAGATTATATACATAGGCACAAAACAGGAGCTTTATTAAAGGCATCTGTTAGAATTGGAGCTATCTTATCAGGGGCTAATGATGAGCAATTAAAGGCTTTGACTACTTATGCAGAAGAGATCGGTTTAGGTTTCCAAATTGTTGATGATATTTTAGATATTGAAGGAGATGCTAACAAGTTAGGAAAAGATGTAGGCAGTGATTTAGATAGGGATAAAGCTACTTTCCCAGCTATTTATGGTTTGGAAGAGTCTAAAAAGATGGCTTCTAAGACCTGTAAACGAGCAAAAGAAGCATTAAATATTTTTGGTGAAAAAGCAGAAGTCTTATTAAAGTTAGCAGATTATATTATACAACGAGACTATTAAGTAATAACTGACAATTGATAATATATAATATTCAGTGGGAAAAGAACTCCCCCATTCATGCTTCGCTACAATTAAAAATTTAAGTTCTTAAGATCTTAGTTTTAATCATAGATTGTCAATTGTACATTGTAAATTAGAAAAAGAGGGTGATATCTGATTATGGAAGAATTTTTGGCACAAATAGATTCACCAAAAGATTTAGAAAAAATATCAGCAGATAATCTATATAAGTTAGCTCAAGAGATTAGAGAAGAGATAATAGTGAATTTATCCAATACTGGTGGTCATTTAGCCTCTTCTTTGGGAGTGGTTGAATTAACAATAGCACTTCATTCAGTATTAAATAGTCCTAAAGATAAGATTTTGTGGGATGTAGGGCATCAAAGTTATGCTCATAAATTATTGACCGGAAGAAAAAATAAGTTTAACACATTAAGGCAGTTTAATGGTTTAAGTGGTTTTCCAAAACGTCAAGAAAGTATACATGATCATTTAGATGTGGGTCATAGTAGCACCTCAATTTCAGCTGCATTAGGTATGGCATGTGCTCGAGATATTAGGGGAGATGATGAAACTATTGTGGCTGTAATTGGTGATGGAGCTTTAACGGCAGGTATGGCTTTTGAAGCCTTAAATCATGCTGGTGATTTAGCTAAGGATTTAATAGTTATTTTAAATGATAATGAAATGTCTATATCAAAAAATGTAGGAGCTGTATCTAATTATTTAGATAAATTAAGGACTAATCCTAAAATACATAAGGCTAAAAAAGATGTAGGATATTTAATAAATTCTATACCTGCTTTTGGTGATCAATTGCTGAAGACGGCTAATAAAGTAAAAAACAGTTTAAAATATTTATTGGTTTCAGGACTTTTATTTGAAGAGTTTGGTTTTACTTATTTAGGACCAATCGATGGACATAATATTAAAGTATTACAAGAACATATAAAAGATGCTAAAAATATTGGTGGTCCAGTTTTGATACATACGGTGACAACTAAAGGAAAAGGTTATGCACCAGCTGAAAAAGAACCATCTAAATATCATGGTGTAGCACCATTTAATATAATGACAGGAGAGGCTAAAAGTAAAAGGACAAAAAAGACTTATACAGATATTTTTAGTCAAACATTAGTAGATCTAGCTAAAGAAGATGAGAGTGTTGTAGCAATTACTGCTGCTATGCCTTCAGGTACAGGATTAAATAAATTTGCTAATGAGTATCCTGATCGTTTTTATGATGTAGGTATTGCTGAGCAGCATGCATTAACTTTAGGTGCTGGTTTAGCTTTAAATGGTACTAAACCCTTTGTTACTTTATATTCTACTTTTTTACAACGCGGATATGACCAAATTCTTCATGATATCTGTATTCAAAACCTTCCAGTTAAATTAGCTATTGATCGTGCTGGATTAGTAGGAAGGGATGGAGAAACCCATCAAGGTGTATTTGATTATTCATTTTTACGCCACTTACCTAATATGACAGTAATGGCACCTAAGGATGAATCAGAATTACAAGTAATGGTTAGAACAGCTTTAAATCATGATGGGCCAATATCTTTTAGATATCCAAGAGGCGAAGTTGTAGGGGTAGAGTTAAGTGAGACTGATAATACTTTAGAAATTGCTAAGGCAGAAACTTTACGTCAAGGTAAGGATGGAGCTATTTTGGCTATTGGATCTATGGTACATCCAGCTTTGAAAATTGCATCTGACTTGGCTGAAGAAGGGATAGATTTAGAAGTAGTTAATATGCGTTTTGTAAAGCCTTTAGATAAGCAATTGATTAAAAATTTAGCTGATAGATTTAATCTTCTTTTTACAGTAGAAGAGAATGTCTTACAAGGAGGATTTGGTAGTGCTGTCGCTGAATTTTTAGTTGATCAAAACTTGAATGTTAAGTTAAAAAGAATTGCTTTGCCAGATGAGTTTATAGAGCATGGTTCTAGAGAAGAATTATTGGCTAAATACGGACTAGATATAGCAGGAATTAAAGCTAAGATTAGAGCAGTTATGCAGGAGGGGTAGAATGGCTAAAAAGGAACGATTAGATGTAATATTAACAGAACAAGGATTATTCAAGAGTCGTTCACAAGCTAAGAGGTCAATTATGGCAGGCTTAGTCTATGTTGATGATCAACAAGTAGATAAGGCTGGCACTAAGATAGATCCAGAAGCTAACATTAGAGTGAAAGGAGATTTGCACCCTTATGTTAGTAGAGGTGGTTTGAAGCTAGAAAAGGCAATAGATAGTTTTGAAATTGATCTTAAAGATAAATTAGTAATAGATATTGGGGCTTCAACTGGAGGTTTTACTGATTGTTCATTACAGAATGGAGCTCGTAAAGTATATGCAATTGATGTGGGCTATAATCAGTTAGCTTGGAAATTGCGTAGTGATGATCGAGTAGTTTGTATGGAAAAGACCAATGCTAGATATCTAAGTTTAGATGATATAGGAGAAGCTGGGGATATAGGTACTATAGATGTTGCATTCATATCTTTAACTAAGATATTACCTGCTTTAATAAATTTATTAAAATCTGATGGAGAGATTATTGCTTTGATAAAACCACAGTTTGAAGCAGGACCAGACAAGGTAGGGAATAATGGTGTAGTTAAAGATAAGACTGTGCATAAAGAGGTTATTAATAAAATTATGAATTTTGCATTAGAGATAGGATTAACTCCTCTTGGAATTGATTATTCACCGATTACAGGAGGTAAAGGTCATAATATTGAATATTTATCTTATTTTACTCTTGATCAAAGTAAGAAAGGTATTGTTGATTTAGATGAGAAGATTATTAATATTATTGATTCTGCTCATCAATCTTTATAGTTTTCTATGAATAATGATTTTTAATGAGTAGTTCTGGGGTGAATATATGGATAGAAATAAGGTTATTAAAAAAATAGGTTTAATTGCTAATATCAATAAAGCTCAAGCCTTTGAAGTTATGAATAAGGTTTGTGATTATTTGGATGGTCAGAATAAAAGTTATATTTTAGATGAAGCTAGTGCTTGTTTACTTGATAGAAAGGTTGAAAATAAAGCTTATGAAGTTTTAATTGATTTTGTAGATGTAGTAATTGTTTTTGGAGGAGATGGGACATTTCTAAAGGCAGCACGTACTTTTGCTAATAGTGACACCCCCATTTTAGGTATAAATCTAGGCCAATTAGGTTTTCTAACTGATATAGAAATTAATAGGTTGGAAGAAGGATTAAATAAGTTATTAGCTGGTCAGTATATTATTGAAGAAAGAATGATTTTAGAAGGAACTGTTATTAGAAAGGGTAAAGTGGTCAATAAGGTAATTGCTATTAATGACCTTGTGATTAACAAGGGTCCATTTTCTAGAATTATTAATTTGGAAAGTTATATTGATAATGAATATATTACTACATATCCAGGGGATGGATTGATAATAGCTTGTCCAACTGGTTCTACAGCCTATTCTTTATCAGCTGGTGGTCCAATTGTTAACCCTAAGATGAAATCTTTAATTATTACCCCAATATGTCCTCATACTTTGAATTCCCGTTCTATAGTAACTACAGAAGATGAGGAGATAATGGTTAAAGTAGATGCTGATCATAATGAAGTAATGTTAACTGTTGATGGACAAGATAGTTTTCCTATTTTGTCTAAAGATATTATAAAAATTAATAAGTCTGAATTAGTTGCAAAGATGATGAAATTAGAGGGCTATAATTTTTATAAAATTTTACATAATCGTCTACAATAATAAATTAAGGAGATAAATTAATGAAAAGTAAAAGACACATTAAAATCATGGAGTTAGTTGAGAATGAAGATATTCATACTCAAGATGAATTAACAACTAGGTTAGAAGAAGAGGGGATTGAAGTAACACAAGCTACTGTTTCTCGTGATATTAAGCAGTTAGGACTTATTAAGGTTCCTATAGAAGGAGGAGGTTATAAATACTATTTGCCGCCTCAACCTAAAGAGAAGGTTAATGTTACAAGTAGAATGAAACGTATGTTTGAAGATTCAGTAATAGATATAAATTTTAGTGAGAACTTGGTTGTAATCAATACATTACCAGGAACTGCACAAGCAATAGCCGCTTTATTAGATAATACCACTTGGGATAATGTAATTGGTACAATTGCTGGTGATGATACTATTTTAATGGTGGTTAAGCCTAAAAATGCGGTTGAGTCTGTAATTGATAAATTAGAGAATTTGACTGTGTAAGGAGGTAAAGTCAATGCTATCTGAGTTAGTAATTAGTAATTTTGCATTGATTAAGGATGTTAAGTTGGAGTTGAAGCCTGGTTTAAATATTCTAACAGGCGAAACAGGTGCAGGAAAATCTATTATTATTAAAGCTTTAGATATGTTGTTAGGAGGCAGAGCGTCAACTGACTATGTTAGATATGGTGAAGATAAAGCAATAATTGAAGGATGCTTTAATTTAAAAGATAATTTTCTTGCTAAAGAAAAAGTAGATGAATTAGGATTGGAACTATCAGATGACGAAAATATAATTTTAACCCGTGAGATCAGTGTTAATGGTAATAATAAATCCAGAATAAATGGACGCGTTGTAACCTTAGAGATGGTTAGAGGAATAACTCAATATTTAATTGATATTCATGGGCAGCATGAACATCAATCATTACTTAATGCTGAAGATCATCTTAGATTATTAGATGAATTTGGTGCTAAGGATTTAATGGAAGTTAAGGTTGGGTTAATCAATTTATATTCTAAGTTGCAAGAAAAAAAGAAGAAATTAGAGGAATTAAATTATGATGAGAGAGAAAGAGAAAGGCGAATCGATTTATTAGAGTTTCAGATTAACGAGATTGAAGAAGCAGAATTAAAGATGAATGAAGATGAAGAGTTGCTAGAAGAAAGAAAGAGGTTAAGTAATGCAGAGGAATTAAGTCAAACTATTGGTAAAGCTTATAGTCAATTATATCAAAGTGAATTTGAACAGAGTTCTATAATTGATCAGGTCAATCAATTATCTAAAGAGATTGATAGTTTGGTTAAATTAGATAATGAATTAGAGGAAGTTGCTGAAAATTTAAAAAGTATTAATTATGACTTAGAGGATGTTTCTTTTAAATTAAGAGATTATCATGATGAAATAGAGTTTAATCCTCAACGCTTAAATTTAATAGAAGAACGTTTAGATATTATTAGTAGGTTAAAGAGAAAGTATGGAGATACTATCTCTGAAATATTAGACTATCAAGATACTATTATTAAGGAATTA encodes:
- the dxs gene encoding 1-deoxy-D-xylulose-5-phosphate synthase, translated to MEEFLAQIDSPKDLEKISADNLYKLAQEIREEIIVNLSNTGGHLASSLGVVELTIALHSVLNSPKDKILWDVGHQSYAHKLLTGRKNKFNTLRQFNGLSGFPKRQESIHDHLDVGHSSTSISAALGMACARDIRGDDETIVAVIGDGALTAGMAFEALNHAGDLAKDLIVILNDNEMSISKNVGAVSNYLDKLRTNPKIHKAKKDVGYLINSIPAFGDQLLKTANKVKNSLKYLLVSGLLFEEFGFTYLGPIDGHNIKVLQEHIKDAKNIGGPVLIHTVTTKGKGYAPAEKEPSKYHGVAPFNIMTGEAKSKRTKKTYTDIFSQTLVDLAKEDESVVAITAAMPSGTGLNKFANEYPDRFYDVGIAEQHALTLGAGLALNGTKPFVTLYSTFLQRGYDQILHDICIQNLPVKLAIDRAGLVGRDGETHQGVFDYSFLRHLPNMTVMAPKDESELQVMVRTALNHDGPISFRYPRGEVVGVELSETDNTLEIAKAETLRQGKDGAILAIGSMVHPALKIASDLAEEGIDLEVVNMRFVKPLDKQLIKNLADRFNLLFTVEENVLQGGFGSAVAEFLVDQNLNVKLKRIALPDEFIEHGSREELLAKYGLDIAGIKAKIRAVMQEG
- a CDS encoding TlyA family RNA methyltransferase is translated as MAKKERLDVILTEQGLFKSRSQAKRSIMAGLVYVDDQQVDKAGTKIDPEANIRVKGDLHPYVSRGGLKLEKAIDSFEIDLKDKLVIDIGASTGGFTDCSLQNGARKVYAIDVGYNQLAWKLRSDDRVVCMEKTNARYLSLDDIGEAGDIGTIDVAFISLTKILPALINLLKSDGEIIALIKPQFEAGPDKVGNNGVVKDKTVHKEVINKIMNFALEIGLTPLGIDYSPITGGKGHNIEYLSYFTLDQSKKGIVDLDEKIINIIDSAHQSL
- a CDS encoding NAD(+)/NADH kinase yields the protein MDRNKVIKKIGLIANINKAQAFEVMNKVCDYLDGQNKSYILDEASACLLDRKVENKAYEVLIDFVDVVIVFGGDGTFLKAARTFANSDTPILGINLGQLGFLTDIEINRLEEGLNKLLAGQYIIEERMILEGTVIRKGKVVNKVIAINDLVINKGPFSRIINLESYIDNEYITTYPGDGLIIACPTGSTAYSLSAGGPIVNPKMKSLIITPICPHTLNSRSIVTTEDEEIMVKVDADHNEVMLTVDGQDSFPILSKDIIKINKSELVAKMMKLEGYNFYKILHNRLQ
- the argR gene encoding arginine repressor, with the translated sequence MKSKRHIKIMELVENEDIHTQDELTTRLEEEGIEVTQATVSRDIKQLGLIKVPIEGGGYKYYLPPQPKEKVNVTSRMKRMFEDSVIDINFSENLVVINTLPGTAQAIAALLDNTTWDNVIGTIAGDDTILMVVKPKNAVESVIDKLENLTV
- the recN gene encoding DNA repair protein RecN codes for the protein MLSELVISNFALIKDVKLELKPGLNILTGETGAGKSIIIKALDMLLGGRASTDYVRYGEDKAIIEGCFNLKDNFLAKEKVDELGLELSDDENIILTREISVNGNNKSRINGRVVTLEMVRGITQYLIDIHGQHEHQSLLNAEDHLRLLDEFGAKDLMEVKVGLINLYSKLQEKKKKLEELNYDERERERRIDLLEFQINEIEEAELKMNEDEELLEERKRLSNAEELSQTIGKAYSQLYQSEFEQSSIIDQVNQLSKEIDSLVKLDNELEEVAENLKSINYDLEDVSFKLRDYHDEIEFNPQRLNLIEERLDIISRLKRKYGDTISEILDYQDTIIKELDNIKNSQIRKEELKENIDKLEEEYLALAKKLSSKRKEMANILEKNISKELKDLSMMQTVFKIDFKERDTYSKDGIDKVEFLISPNPGSKLKPLAKIASGGELSRVMLSLKTITADIDQISTLIFDEIDTGIGGRVGKLVADKLDSLAKNHQIICITHLPQIACMADNHHLIMKKIVNNETETVIHPLKDNARIRELARMLDGSLSETTLDHAEELLKSAINKKRNK